A portion of the Sabethes cyaneus chromosome 3, idSabCyanKW18_F2, whole genome shotgun sequence genome contains these proteins:
- the LOC128740414 gene encoding zinc finger protein 160-like → MTLSTLVFSQTMCHPPIAREFETTKLRKLHATMDAICRLCMEVSNLNQTIADQTVLTMVENCVQIKFDIANDLLPLEICDDCYYTIKDFSEFKENCHNIQDMLRREIEESGREDDLDSNSVLDLFDGEIRYSDVEYIDENLFDDISTDDLFNDILNNNEPQEEKVDDLPSPIDSPECSRDEKKKRVKRSYKDEYTGALVTCEICGKMVHKTLIPGHLNMHKGIKPYVCPRDGCKSSFHCKHKLKRHIGYKHSDGNYPCDKCDKVLNSGLALYHHKFATHQERNKTCQDCGKQFRTTHGLNRHMLIHNKDPKFKCSYCAMAFQRETTLEMHLRTHTKERPYVCIKCSADYSHRRLLENHVKRKHPETPIVLRPAESAIGENEVQEQETSAVCVQ, encoded by the exons ATGACATTATCAACGCTGGTGTTCTCTCAAACCATGTGTCATcctccaatagcaagagaattc GAAACCACCAAATTGAGAAAATTACATGCAACTATGGATGCTATTTGTCGGTTGTGTATGGAAGTTAGCAATCTCAACCAAACCATTGCTGATCAAACGGTTTTAACGATGGTGGAAAATTGCGTACAAATCAAG TTTGATATCGCCAACGACTTGCTACCATTGGAAATATGTGACGACTGTTACTATACGATAAAAGACTTTTCGGAGTTCAAAGAAAACTGTCACAACATACAGGATATGCTGCGCAGAGAAATTGAAGAAAGTGGCCGCGAGGACGATCTGGACAGCAACTCTGTGCTCGATCTGTTTGACGGAGAAATTCGATACTCCGACGTGGAGTACATCGACGAAAACTTGTTCGATGATATAAGCACAGATGATTTATTTAACGATATTCTAAACAACAATGAACCACAGGAAGAAAAAGTAGACGATTTGCCATCACCAATTGATTCACCGGAGTGCTCTAGAgacgagaagaaaaaaagagttaAACGAAGCTATAAGGACGAATACACGGGAGCACTAGTTACATGTGAAATTTGCGGAAAAATGGTACACAAGACCCTAATTCCAGGTCATTTGAATATGCATAAAG GTATAAAACCGTATGTATGCCCTAGGGACGGATGCAAGTCATCGTTTCACTGCAAGCATAAACTCAAACGTCACATCGGTTACAAACATTCCGATGGAAATTACCCCTGCGATAAATGTGATAAAGTGCTAAATTCAGGACTAGCTCTCTACCACCATAAATTCGCGACTCACCAGGAACGCAATAAGACTTGTCAAGACTGTGGCAAACAATTTCGAACCAC CCACGGCTTGAACCGCCACATGCTAATACACAATAAGGatccaaaatttaaatgttcCTATTGTGCGATGGCGTTCCAGCGGGAGACAACCCTTGAAATGCATCTCCGCACGCACACAAAAGAACGGCCCTACGTCTGTATTAAGTGTAGCGCTGACTACAGCCATCGAAGACTGCTGGAGAATCACGTCAAACGGAAGCATCCTGAGACACCTATTGTGCTGCGGCCTGCGGAAAGTGCAATCGGCGAGAATGAAGTACAAGAACAAGAGACAAGTGCAGTGTGCGTACAATGA